GCGCTTTTTTTTGCCGGTTTCCAACATCACGTTACGTAACGCCGGACGTAACGTAACCCCCGAATCCGCCGCATTCGTAACATTCGCAGGCTCTTTGCGATCCCAGATTTGCGGGTTTCTCAATATTGGTGCAAACCCTTGGAGCGATACGCAAGCCATTGAAAAAAATGGATATTTATTAAGCTTCAACTCCATTAATCGCGTTCAAAATCGGTTCCAGAAAAAACTTGGCACGGTTTATGCATGAGGAAAGGTATCGGGCGGTATCGCCGTCTGACCCTTCCAAACCAGGAGCTCGCCATGTACATCAAGACCGATACGCAACGTGTGCAACGCATTCTGACCGCCACCGTCATGGCGGCCGCCATCATGAGCGCCCTCTCCGCCTGCGGCGGCGGTGGCGGCGGTGGAAGCAAATCCGCCGGCCTGCCGGGCACGAACATCCCGACCAACCCGGGCGGCGGCCTGCCGGGCAACCCCGGCACCCCCGGCAATCCCGGAAACCCGGGCAACCCCGATCCTGGCGGCCCCACCACGCCGACCACCACGCCGGGCGCGCTGCAAACCTCCCTGGGCAATACCGGCAAGGCCGTGGACAACGTCCTGCCCCTGAACCTGGGCACGACGCTGGGCGGCATCGGCAAGGCGCTCGATCCCACGGTCAAGCCCGTGACCGACCAGGTGGTCAGCCTGACGCAGAAGGTCGGCGCGACGACCGGCCTGGGCCAGCCCGTGAACGGCGTGCTGCAACAAACCGGCGGCCTGGTCAGCAATCTGGGCACCACCGTGAAGGGCACCGGCCTGCCGGGCGGACTGGGCGTCGGCGTCGGCGGACTGGTCGACGGCCTGGGCAAGACCGTGGCCAGCGCGGGCGGCCTGCTCAATGCCTCTCCGAACAATCCGGATCCGCTCAAGACCGTGCTCGGCAACGCCACCAATGCCGTGGGCGCGCTGACCGCGGGCCTGGGCGGCCAGGGCGGCCTGCTCAACCCGGTGAACAAGCTGGTCGGCGGCGTGACCGGCGGCGTGCTCAGCGGCCCCTACAAGCCCGTGCTGGAACCTGCCCTGGCCAATACGGGCAAGGCCGCGGACAACCTCCTGCCGCTGGGCCTGGGCCCGACGCTGGGCGGCGTGGGCGCGGCGCTTGACCCGACGGTCGGCCCGCTGGCCGGCACGGTCACCAACCTGACCCAGCAGGTCGGCGCCACCACCAAGCTGGGCGCGCCGGTCGCCGGCCTGCTCAACAACGTGGGCGGCACCGTCGCCGGACTGGGCGGTCAGGTCGGCAACACCGCGGGCCTGGGCGGCGTGCTGCAAGGGCTGGGCGCCACCGTCAGCAGCGTGGGCGGCCTGCTCAACGCCACGCCGGGCAACACCAACCCGCTGGGCAACACGCTGGCCAATGCCACCGGCACCGTGGCGGCCCTGACCGGCGGCCTGGGCCTGGGCGGCGCGGCCGGCGGCAACGGCGGACTGCTGAGCCCGATCACCGGCATCCTGGGTGGCGTGGGCGGCGTCGGCGGCACCCCGGCGGGCGGCAACGGTGGCCTGCTGGCGCCGGTCACCGGCCTGCTGGCGGGCGTGACGGGCAGCCTGGGCGTCACAGCCGGCGGCTCGGCCAACGGCGGTCTGCTGGGCGGCCTGCTCGGCGGCACGGCCGGCGGCACCGCGGGCGGCACGGCTGGCGGCGCGGCCAATGGCGGCCTGCTGGGTGGATTGCTGGGCGGACTGACCGGCGGCGTCACGGCCGGCGCCTCGGGCGGGACGGCGGGTGGCGCCTCGGGTGGCGCGGCCAACGGCGGACTGTTGGGTGGCTTGCTCGGCGGCGTGGCCGTCAATGCGGGAGCCGGCGCGGGCGGCGCCAGCGCCGGCGCCTCGGCGGGCGCGAACGGCGGGCTGCTTGGCGGCTTGCTGGGCGGCGCGACCGGCGGCACCACCGGCTCGTCCGGCGGCGCGGCCAACGGCGGGTTGCTGGGCGGATTGCTCGGCGGCCTGACGGGCGGCCTGACGGCCAAGAAGTAATGACGACAACCTGATTCGTGAGGGAGCGAAATCATGCTGCAACAAGAAACCATCGTTCACCACGAGCATGTGACCGTGATGCCTGAGTCCCGCACCGCCACGCTGCGCCCCGGAATGCTCGAGGATATCGCCCTGATGCTGGGCCGCCAGTTCGCCGTGTACAACGCGGCCTGCCAGGCGGCCCTGGCGGAAAAGCTGGAGATCCCCCTGGCGGATCTGAAAGCGCTGGAGCTGGTAATGGAGTTCGACGCACTGCCCACCGGACAACTGGCCCAGCTGATGGGCATCAGCTCCGGCGGCGCGACGGCCCTGATCAATCGCCTGGAAGGGGCTGGCTATGTGCAACGCGGTCGCCATCCCCTGGACCGCCGGATGATCGTGATCCGGCCGGTCGAGGAAACCTGCCAGATGCTGGCCCAGGAACGGCAGTGGATCACGGAGCAAGTCGTCACGCTGGCGCGCCGCTATGACGCGTCGGAGCTGGAAACGGTGCATGCCTTCCTGGCGCAGTGCGTGCGCGCCCTGAGGCACGACACCCTGGTGTGGCTGGAAACCCGCAGCGCGCATCATCACGACGACCATTGAACCGGCCCGCCTCGGCGAGCGGCGAGGCCCGGCGCGCGTCCCCTTCCGCAAGGATCGGGACGCGCATTTGCGTGGGCGCGCGGGATGCGACCGCGCGCTTGCCGCGCGTCATCGCCTCAGCGGGAACCACCTTCGGGCGCGGCGCCGAATTGCAGGCGCGGCACCGCCGCCAACAACTTGCGCGTCACTTCCTGGCGCGGGGCGTGCAGCACGGCATCGGCCTGGTCCAGCTCGACGATGCGCCCGCCGTCCATCACGGCAATACGATCGGCCAGGTATTCCACCACGCCGAAGTTGTGCGTGATGAACAGATAGGCGATGCCCAGCTCTTCCTGCAATTCGTTCAGCAGGTCCAGGATCTGCGCCTGCACCGACACGTCCAGCGCGGACGTGGGTTCGTCGCAGATCAGCACCTTGGGCTCGACCGCCAGCGCGCGGGCGATGGCGATGCGCTGGCGCTGGCCGCCGGAAAACTCGTGCGGATAGCGGCTGAGCGTGTCGGCCGGCAGGCCCACGCGCTCGACCAGCCGGGCCGCGCGCGCGGCGCGCTCCCGCGGGCTCATGCCGCGCCGCAGGGATTCCAGGCCTTCGTCCAGGATGTCGCCGATCCGCATGCGCGGGTCGAGCGAAGCGAAGGGATCCTGGAACACGATCTGGATATCCTGCCGCAGCCGCTGCAGGCTGCGCCGGTCGGCCGCCAGCAGGTCATGCCCCAGCAGCATGGCGCGTCCCGACACGTGCGCGCCGTCGATCAGGCGCAGCAGCGCCTTGCCGGTGGTGGTCTTGCCGCAGCCGGACTCGCCCAGCAGGGCCAGCGTCTCGCCGGCGCGCAGCGTGAAGGACACGCCGTCGGCCGCCTTGACCCAGGACACGATGCGGCGCAGCGGCCCCTTGCGCACCGGGTAGTGGACCTGCAGGTCCTGCACGTCCAGCACCACGGCCCCGGCGCCGCGCTCGCCGCGCCGCGATCCCTGGCGCGCCTGCCGGCCTTGCTCGGTCAGCGGCGCGCCGCGCTTGTCGAAGGTCGGGATGGCGTCGAACAGCTGGCGCGCATAGGGATGGCGCGGCGCGCGAAAGAATTCCTCGGCGCTGGCGCTTTCGACGATCTCGCCGCCGCGCATCAGCGCGACATGGTGCGCCACGTTCTTCACCACCGCCAGGTCGTGCGTGATCAGCAGCACGGCCATGCCCAGCTCGCGCTGGATGTCGGCCAGCAGGTCCAGCACCTGCGCCTGGACGGTGACGTCCAGCGCCGTGGTCGGCTCGTCGGCGATCAGCAGCAGCGGCTCGGCGGCCAGCGCGATGGCGATCATGACGCGCTGCTTCTGCCCGCCGGAAAACTGGAAGGGATAGTCGTCGATGCGCCGCTCGGGCTCGGGAATGCCGACCCGTCTCAGCCAGTCGATGGCGCGCAGGCGCGCCGTGTCGCCGCGCAGCGAGGTGTGCGTGGTCAGCGTCTCGATGATCTGGTCGCCCACGCGCATGACTGGGTTCAGGCTGGTCGAGGGCTCCTGGAAGATCATGCCGATGCGCCCGCCCCGCACGCCGCGCATCGCGCTTTCCGGCAGGCGGTTCAGGTCCTCGCCGTCCAGGTCGATCTGTCCGCCCACGATGCGTCCGGCATCGGGCAGCAGCCGTAGCAGCGCCAGCGCGGTCATGCTCTTGCCGCAGCCTGACTCGCCGACCAGCGCGAAGGTTTCGCGCCGCGCCACCGCCAGTCCCAGGCGCTTGACGGCCTGGGTGATGCCGCGTTCGCCGGCGATGTCGATTTCCAGATCACGGACTTCGAGCATGGGTGAGCCGGCGTTCATCGCGCATCTCCCTGGCCAGCCTGGGATTGCGCGCGGCGCTGGCGCAGCGAGCGCGCCAGGCCCGCCACGCGGCTGGGCTTGTAGCGGCGCGTGCGCGGATCGAAGGCGTCGCGCACCGCGTCGGCGAACAGGTTGGCCGCCAGCACCAGGGCCAGCATGAAGACGAAGGCGGTCATCAGGTTCCACCAGATCATGGGATCGCGCGACATCTCCAGGCGGGCGCCGTCGATCATCGAGCCAAAGGAATTCATGCTCGGGTCCACGCCGATGCCCAGATAGGACAGCACGGCCTCGTACAGCACCAGCCCCGAGAACTCCAGCACCACGGTGATCAGCACCAGGTGCGCCACGTTGGGCAGCAGGTGCCGCGTCATGATGCGCCAGTGCGACACGCCGAAGGCCCGCGCCGCCTGCACATATTCCAGCTCGCGCAGCTTGAGCGTCTCGGCGCGCAGCAGGCGGCACAGGCCGGACCAGCCGGTCAGGCCCAGGATCATGCACAGCAGGAACAGGCGCAGATCGGCGCGCGCGGCCGAGGTGTCGTACAGCTCGGCGTGGTTGTCGATGTAGACCTGCATCATCAGCGCGCAGGCCGCCACCAGCAGCACGCCCGGAATCGAGGTGATGGTGGTGTACAGGTACTGGATGGCGTCGTCGACCTTGCCCTTGAAATAGCCGGCCGAGATGCCGAACACGATGGCCGGCGGCAGCATGGCCAGCGTGGTCAGGCTGCCGATGACCAACGCCGTGCGGATGCTCTTCAAGGCCTGCCACAGCACGTCGTTGCCGATGCGGTCGGTGCCCAGCGCGTGATAGCCGGTGGACAGCCCGATCAACGCGCCCGCCGCCATGCACAGCAAAACGAAGGTCAGGCTCATGGCGCGCCACGGCAGTTCGCCGCGCCCCCCCAGGACCTCGGCGGCGGCGGCCACGACGCCGCCGCGCCGGCGCGCCAGGCAGGCCGCCAGCAGGAACGTG
The Achromobacter sp. AONIH1 DNA segment above includes these coding regions:
- a CDS encoding collagen-like triple helix repeat-containing protein; the protein is MYIKTDTQRVQRILTATVMAAAIMSALSACGGGGGGGSKSAGLPGTNIPTNPGGGLPGNPGTPGNPGNPGNPDPGGPTTPTTTPGALQTSLGNTGKAVDNVLPLNLGTTLGGIGKALDPTVKPVTDQVVSLTQKVGATTGLGQPVNGVLQQTGGLVSNLGTTVKGTGLPGGLGVGVGGLVDGLGKTVASAGGLLNASPNNPDPLKTVLGNATNAVGALTAGLGGQGGLLNPVNKLVGGVTGGVLSGPYKPVLEPALANTGKAADNLLPLGLGPTLGGVGAALDPTVGPLAGTVTNLTQQVGATTKLGAPVAGLLNNVGGTVAGLGGQVGNTAGLGGVLQGLGATVSSVGGLLNATPGNTNPLGNTLANATGTVAALTGGLGLGGAAGGNGGLLSPITGILGGVGGVGGTPAGGNGGLLAPVTGLLAGVTGSLGVTAGGSANGGLLGGLLGGTAGGTAGGTAGGAANGGLLGGLLGGLTGGVTAGASGGTAGGASGGAANGGLLGGLLGGVAVNAGAGAGGASAGASAGANGGLLGGLLGGATGGTTGSSGGAANGGLLGGLLGGLTGGLTAKK
- a CDS encoding MarR family winged helix-turn-helix transcriptional regulator; its protein translation is MLQQETIVHHEHVTVMPESRTATLRPGMLEDIALMLGRQFAVYNAACQAALAEKLEIPLADLKALELVMEFDALPTGQLAQLMGISSGGATALINRLEGAGYVQRGRHPLDRRMIVIRPVEETCQMLAQERQWITEQVVTLARRYDASELETVHAFLAQCVRALRHDTLVWLETRSAHHHDDH
- a CDS encoding ABC transporter ATP-binding protein, which translates into the protein MNAGSPMLEVRDLEIDIAGERGITQAVKRLGLAVARRETFALVGESGCGKSMTALALLRLLPDAGRIVGGQIDLDGEDLNRLPESAMRGVRGGRIGMIFQEPSTSLNPVMRVGDQIIETLTTHTSLRGDTARLRAIDWLRRVGIPEPERRIDDYPFQFSGGQKQRVMIAIALAAEPLLLIADEPTTALDVTVQAQVLDLLADIQRELGMAVLLITHDLAVVKNVAHHVALMRGGEIVESASAEEFFRAPRHPYARQLFDAIPTFDKRGAPLTEQGRQARQGSRRGERGAGAVVLDVQDLQVHYPVRKGPLRRIVSWVKAADGVSFTLRAGETLALLGESGCGKTTTGKALLRLIDGAHVSGRAMLLGHDLLAADRRSLQRLRQDIQIVFQDPFASLDPRMRIGDILDEGLESLRRGMSPRERAARAARLVERVGLPADTLSRYPHEFSGGQRQRIAIARALAVEPKVLICDEPTSALDVSVQAQILDLLNELQEELGIAYLFITHNFGVVEYLADRIAVMDGGRIVELDQADAVLHAPRQEVTRKLLAAVPRLQFGAAPEGGSR
- a CDS encoding ABC transporter permease; the protein is MPKIVLLWTDIALWLMALGVLAYAWYVRRSPALRATWGRVARDTPAMCSAVILAAFVIVGLLDSVHYRPLLPPAPGAPADAAPAYAPVVRSALDGLLDGSVLTSPEKTYSTPLAVRQFTKETTLVDDKPVRDFPLLRGAGKHLADPDRDRPADVLKRLGLGLAGGLAAGLAGTFLLAACLARRRGGVVAAAAEVLGGRGELPWRAMSLTFVLLCMAAGALIGLSTGYHALGTDRIGNDVLWQALKSIRTALVIGSLTTLAMLPPAIVFGISAGYFKGKVDDAIQYLYTTITSIPGVLLVAACALMMQVYIDNHAELYDTSAARADLRLFLLCMILGLTGWSGLCRLLRAETLKLRELEYVQAARAFGVSHWRIMTRHLLPNVAHLVLITVVLEFSGLVLYEAVLSYLGIGVDPSMNSFGSMIDGARLEMSRDPMIWWNLMTAFVFMLALVLAANLFADAVRDAFDPRTRRYKPSRVAGLARSLRQRRAQSQAGQGDAR